One genomic segment of Clostridium estertheticum subsp. estertheticum includes these proteins:
- a CDS encoding P-II family nitrogen regulator has translation MEEKFSKIDIITSSSKFDELKDALNEIGISGMTVSNVLGCGMQKGHKEFYRGLALDINLLPKIKVEVIVCDIPVELVVETAKKVLHTGKMGDGKIFVYDVKNIIRISNGAEGRDALRYNK, from the coding sequence ATGGAAGAAAAATTTTCAAAGATAGATATTATTACATCATCGAGTAAATTTGATGAATTGAAAGACGCTTTAAACGAAATTGGTATTAGTGGAATGACTGTATCTAACGTTTTAGGATGTGGTATGCAAAAGGGTCATAAAGAATTTTATCGTGGGCTTGCATTAGACATTAATCTTCTACCTAAAATAAAAGTAGAAGTAATAGTTTGCGATATTCCTGTAGAATTAGTTGTAGAAACTGCAAAGAAGGTACTTCATACAGGGAAAATGGGTGATGGAAAAATATTTGTTTATGATGTTAAAAATATTATAAGAATCAGCAATGGGGCTGAAGGTCGAGATGCCCTAAGGTATAATAAATAA
- a CDS encoding fumarylacetoacetate hydrolase family protein: MKFVTYINKSKESVGIIIGQKVIYINEIYNSLGKASVSSMTELIESFEGNTVEKIKNAISSNNFNYVSLNSIKLLAPIPNPKRNIFCLGKNYVDHVKEIKKTKISGTGIPEYPIYFTKVASPAIGSGDFIKFSSKVTTQVDYEVELAVVIGKEGTDIKPENVQEYIFGYTIVNDVSARDLQGKHTQWFKGKSLDTFCPMGPCLVHKSEIKFPVELNITCCVNDELRQNSNTRNLIFDIPYIISDLSKGLTLKPGDIISTGTPSGVGLGFDPPKVLKNEDIVECYIENIGKLVNKVIVING, from the coding sequence ATGAAATTTGTTACGTATATTAACAAAAGTAAGGAAAGCGTAGGAATTATTATTGGACAAAAGGTTATATATATCAATGAAATATACAATTCATTAGGTAAAGCTAGTGTTAGTTCTATGACTGAACTAATAGAAAGTTTTGAAGGAAATACAGTTGAGAAAATTAAAAATGCTATTAGTAGTAACAATTTTAATTATGTATCATTAAATTCAATTAAATTACTTGCGCCAATACCAAATCCCAAAAGAAATATATTTTGCCTTGGCAAAAATTATGTAGATCATGTAAAAGAAATTAAAAAAACCAAAATATCAGGTACTGGTATTCCAGAATACCCTATATATTTTACTAAAGTAGCATCACCTGCAATTGGAAGTGGTGATTTTATTAAATTTTCTTCAAAAGTTACAACTCAAGTAGATTATGAAGTAGAACTCGCAGTAGTAATTGGAAAAGAAGGAACTGATATTAAACCAGAGAATGTACAAGAATACATTTTTGGCTACACTATAGTTAATGATGTTTCAGCTAGAGATTTGCAAGGAAAGCACACTCAGTGGTTTAAAGGGAAAAGTTTAGACACATTTTGCCCTATGGGACCATGTTTAGTTCATAAAAGTGAAATTAAATTCCCAGTAGAGCTAAATATAACATGTTGCGTTAATGATGAATTAAGGCAAAACTCCAACACAAGAAATTTAATTTTTGATATACCATATATTATTAGTGATTTGTCAAAAGGGCTTACTTTAAAGCCCGGTGATATAATTAGTACAGGCACTCCAAGTGGTGTTGGTCTAGGATTTGATCCACCTAAGGTTTTGAAAAATGAAGATATCGTAGAATGTTATATTGAGAATATAGGCAAATTAGTTAATAAAGTAATCGTTATTAATGGATAG
- a CDS encoding amino acid ABC transporter permease — protein sequence MSIDWEFVISSLPLYEKAAWITLKLAFGGILISVVIGLLCCAILYFKVKGMEIIVKAYIELSRNTPLLVQIFFLYYGLPKLGLKMSANTCAIIGLAFLGGSYMAEAFRGGIEAVSKSQIESGLSIALSKFQLARYVIIPQAFSVSLPSLGANCIFLLKETSVLGAISILDVMNVTKDLIGMYYKTFESLAMLVVVYIILILPLSILLSWLERKVRYAEFGNQSNL from the coding sequence ATGAGTATTGATTGGGAATTTGTAATTAGCAGTTTGCCTTTATATGAAAAGGCTGCATGGATTACTTTAAAGTTAGCTTTTGGAGGGATACTTATATCAGTAGTTATTGGTCTTTTGTGTTGTGCAATACTATACTTCAAAGTTAAGGGTATGGAGATTATTGTTAAGGCATATATAGAACTATCAAGGAATACTCCACTACTGGTGCAGATATTTTTTCTGTATTATGGTCTTCCAAAGTTAGGTTTAAAGATGAGTGCGAATACTTGTGCAATAATTGGATTAGCATTTTTAGGGGGGAGTTACATGGCTGAGGCTTTTAGGGGTGGAATAGAAGCTGTGAGTAAGTCACAGATAGAATCTGGCCTTAGCATAGCACTTTCCAAGTTTCAGTTAGCTAGATATGTGATAATTCCACAGGCATTTTCTGTGAGCTTACCTTCTCTTGGTGCAAATTGTATATTTTTATTAAAGGAGACATCTGTACTGGGAGCTATATCCATCTTGGATGTTATGAATGTAACGAAGGATTTAATAGGAATGTATTATAAAACTTTTGAATCTTTAGCAATGCTTGTGGTGGTTTATATTATTTTGATTTTGCCATTATCAATTTTATTATCTTGGCTAGAGAGGAAGGTGCGTTATGCAGAGTTTGGGAATCAGAGCAATCTTTGA
- a CDS encoding amino acid ABC transporter permease, producing MQSLGIRAIFEGKNFERLFEGLFVTVEIALISIIIASILGIIIGLSRTTKFKPILIINRIYLELFRVIPTLVWLFIFYFGVATALNVDISGITIAIIVFSLWGAAEMGDIVRGALQSLPKHQIESGKALGLSYYKLYRYVLIPQAIRRMLPGTINLATRMVKTTSLVVLIGVIDVVKVGQQIIESSRFKFPTASFGVYGFIFILYFLVCYPLSYISKKLETKWKD from the coding sequence ATGCAGAGTTTGGGAATCAGAGCAATCTTTGAAGGGAAAAACTTTGAGCGTTTGTTCGAAGGCTTATTTGTAACAGTTGAAATTGCTTTAATTTCAATAATTATAGCCTCTATTTTAGGTATAATTATTGGACTTAGTAGAACAACAAAATTTAAACCCATACTTATTATTAATCGCATTTATCTTGAATTATTTAGAGTAATACCTACACTTGTTTGGTTATTTATTTTCTATTTTGGAGTTGCTACAGCATTAAACGTAGATATTAGTGGCATTACAATCGCAATTATTGTTTTTAGTCTCTGGGGTGCGGCAGAAATGGGGGATATTGTACGTGGAGCATTGCAATCATTACCAAAACATCAGATTGAATCAGGAAAAGCTTTAGGATTAAGCTATTATAAACTTTATAGGTATGTTCTTATACCACAAGCCATAAGGAGAATGTTACCTGGTACTATTAATCTAGCTACAAGAATGGTTAAGACTACCTCACTTGTAGTTTTGATAGGGGTTATAGATGTAGTTAAGGTGGGACAACAGATTATAGAAAGTTCTCGTTTTAAATTCCCGACTGCTTCTTTTGGAGTTTATGGGTTTATATTTATATTGTACTTTCTAGTATGTTATCCATTATCTTATATATCAAAAAAGTTAGAAACTAAATGGAAAGATTAG
- a CDS encoding amino acid ABC transporter ATP-binding protein: protein MDKDNTVLLQIQDIHKKFDDKDVLKGVTLSLHKGEVLVVLGPSGCGKSTLLRCLNGLEKIQSGDIKFKDKSLIKKDMNWEDIRLKIGMVFQNYELFPHMTVIENILLGPLKVQKRDKAEALTQAEQLLSRVGLLDRKDSYPRQLSGGQKQRIAIVRALCMNPEIILFDEVTASLDPEVVREVLDVILGLAKQGMTMVIVTHEMGFARLVADRIVFMDDGIICETSEPQEFFESPKTERAQHFLNILQY from the coding sequence ATGGATAAGGACAATACTGTCTTGCTTCAAATACAGGATATTCATAAAAAATTTGATGATAAAGACGTATTAAAGGGTGTTACCCTCAGTCTACATAAGGGGGAAGTCCTAGTTGTTTTAGGACCATCAGGCTGTGGTAAAAGCACGCTACTAAGGTGCCTTAATGGTCTTGAGAAAATTCAAAGTGGTGATATAAAATTTAAAGATAAAAGTCTTATTAAAAAGGATATGAATTGGGAAGATATACGTTTAAAAATAGGAATGGTATTTCAAAATTATGAATTATTTCCACATATGACAGTTATAGAAAATATACTTCTTGGTCCTTTAAAAGTTCAGAAAAGGGATAAAGCAGAAGCACTAACACAGGCAGAACAACTTTTGTCTAGAGTTGGGTTGTTAGATAGAAAGGACTCATACCCGCGTCAGCTTTCAGGAGGTCAAAAGCAAAGAATAGCTATTGTAAGGGCCTTATGCATGAATCCAGAAATAATTCTCTTTGATGAGGTTACAGCCTCGCTTGACCCTGAAGTAGTAAGAGAAGTTTTAGATGTTATATTGGGACTTGCAAAGCAAGGTATGACTATGGTTATTGTAACTCATGAAATGGGGTTTGCCCGCTTAGTTGCTGATCGAATAGTATTTATGGATGATGGAATTATATGTGAAACTTCAGAGCCACAGGAATTTTTTGAAAGTCCAAAGACTGAACGTGCACAGCACTTTCTAAATATATTACAATATTAA
- a CDS encoding cysteine ABC transporter substrate-binding protein, with amino-acid sequence MGNVKRIILALAVTTIVVGGLVGCGSNSSKKSGSTVTNDSSIAAIKKRGTIKIGVFSDKAPFGYVDSNGKNQGFDVVIAKRFAKDLLGDETKVQFVLVDAASRVAYLESKKVDIIMANFTVTDERKQKVDFANPYMKVSLGIVAPNSAKITSIDQLKGKKVIIAKGTTAETYLTKTYPDIQLLKFEQYSEIFQALKDKRGDAIVSDNTEVIAWAKDNPKFNVGVPSLGAEDTIAPAVAKGNNELKDWINTELVTIGKEKFVHKAYESTLTPVYGANYEENIVIEGGKLK; translated from the coding sequence ATGGGAAATGTTAAAAGAATTATTTTGGCTTTAGCTGTTACAACAATAGTAGTGGGGGGACTTGTGGGTTGCGGAAGTAATTCATCAAAGAAAAGCGGATCAACTGTTACAAATGATAGTTCTATTGCAGCAATCAAAAAACGTGGGACTATAAAAATTGGAGTATTTAGTGATAAGGCTCCATTTGGTTATGTGGATTCAAATGGAAAAAATCAAGGGTTTGATGTAGTTATTGCTAAAAGATTTGCAAAGGATCTTCTAGGCGATGAAACTAAAGTTCAATTTGTTTTGGTTGACGCAGCGAGTAGAGTAGCTTATCTTGAATCTAAAAAGGTTGATATAATAATGGCTAATTTTACAGTTACAGATGAAAGAAAACAAAAGGTTGATTTTGCAAATCCTTATATGAAGGTATCTCTTGGAATAGTAGCTCCTAACAGTGCTAAGATTACATCAATTGATCAGTTAAAAGGTAAAAAAGTTATAATAGCAAAAGGAACAACAGCAGAAACGTATCTTACAAAAACCTACCCTGATATACAATTACTTAAATTCGAACAATACTCGGAAATATTCCAGGCACTTAAAGATAAGCGTGGAGATGCTATTGTAAGTGATAATACAGAAGTTATTGCATGGGCTAAGGATAACCCAAAATTTAACGTTGGCGTACCATCACTTGGAGCAGAAGATACAATTGCTCCTGCAGTTGCTAAAGGAAATAATGAACTTAAAGATTGGATTAACACTGAACTTGTAACTATTGGCAAGGAGAAATTTGTACACAAAGCTTATGAATCAACATTAACACCTGTGTATGGAGCAAATTATGAAGAAAATATCGTAATTGAAGGTGGAAAGTTAAAGTAA
- a CDS encoding alpha-amylase family glycosyl hydrolase: MEDNKNEHIKIIDIDPYLKPYESDINLRMNSYSSSKKRLLGCNQDFKSFANGELYYGFHLMKNGWIYREWAPKADALYLIGDFNYWDPHTHPLQKTENGNWEIFLPGVQSLKHMSRVKVRVVAKGKSRDRIPLYIKRTVQDHDTHDFAGQIWQPEHAFIWQDSDFHIESTNPLFIYETHVGMAQEKEGIGTFNEFTENILPRIKADGYNTLQLMAIMQHPYYASFGYQVSNFYAVSSWFGTPDDLKKLINTAHQMGIAVLLDLVHSHSIKNIAEGINEFDGTDYQFFHTGVKGNHPAWGTKLFNYGKPEVIHFLLSNIKFWLEEYHFDGYRFDGVSSMLYHHQGLGVAFTDYSKYFSMETDIEAITYLQFANDLIREVNPTAVTIAEDMSGMPGMCIPVSFGGLGFDYRLSMGVPDLWVKTLKELPDEKWSMNQLWYELTSRRPMEKNIGYSESHDQALVGDKTLMFRLAGKEMYSHMLKDDDSLIINRAIEIDKLIKFITITLGGEGYLNFMGNEFGHPEWIDFPREGNNWSYKYARRQWSLMENKDLKYEYLSNFDREMINFIKYNNVLGASDVQNLWTDEKFKLLALKKGGFVFLFNFNPSCSFPKYELPTSENGDYKVVFNSDEVMFGGQSRIDMNYIYHTKVLRHKDNKTGVIINTPSRTVLVLKKIDNNTH, translated from the coding sequence ATGGAAGATAATAAAAATGAACATATTAAAATAATAGATATTGATCCATACCTTAAACCATATGAAAGCGATATTAACCTTAGAATGAATTCTTATTCATCTTCTAAGAAAAGATTACTAGGTTGTAATCAAGACTTTAAATCTTTTGCAAATGGAGAATTATATTATGGCTTTCATTTAATGAAAAATGGTTGGATTTATAGAGAATGGGCCCCTAAAGCTGATGCTCTTTATTTAATTGGCGATTTTAATTATTGGGATCCTCATACACATCCATTGCAAAAAACAGAAAATGGAAATTGGGAAATTTTCTTACCAGGAGTACAATCTCTTAAACATATGTCACGTGTTAAGGTAAGAGTAGTAGCAAAGGGAAAATCAAGAGATAGAATTCCTCTTTATATTAAAAGAACAGTTCAGGATCATGATACTCATGATTTTGCAGGTCAAATTTGGCAGCCAGAGCATGCATTTATCTGGCAGGATAGTGACTTTCATATTGAAAGTACAAACCCATTATTTATATATGAAACTCATGTAGGTATGGCACAGGAAAAAGAGGGCATTGGTACTTTCAATGAATTTACAGAAAATATACTTCCAAGAATAAAGGCTGATGGTTATAATACATTGCAACTTATGGCAATTATGCAACATCCTTATTATGCATCTTTTGGTTATCAAGTATCCAATTTTTATGCTGTTTCCTCTTGGTTTGGTACACCAGATGATTTAAAAAAATTAATTAATACTGCTCACCAAATGGGAATTGCAGTGTTACTTGATTTAGTACATTCTCATTCAATTAAAAATATAGCTGAGGGTATTAATGAGTTTGACGGAACTGATTATCAATTCTTTCATACTGGTGTTAAAGGAAATCATCCAGCTTGGGGCACAAAGCTATTTAATTACGGAAAACCAGAGGTTATTCATTTTCTTTTATCAAATATTAAGTTTTGGCTAGAAGAATACCATTTTGATGGTTATCGATTTGATGGTGTGTCATCTATGTTATACCATCACCAAGGATTAGGAGTAGCATTTACAGATTACAGTAAATACTTTAGCATGGAGACGGATATAGAGGCAATTACATACCTTCAATTTGCAAATGATTTAATTAGGGAAGTTAATCCTACAGCGGTAACAATAGCTGAGGATATGAGTGGAATGCCAGGAATGTGTATACCGGTAAGCTTTGGTGGTCTGGGTTTTGATTATCGCTTATCTATGGGGGTACCTGATCTTTGGGTAAAAACGCTAAAAGAGTTACCTGATGAAAAATGGAGCATGAATCAATTATGGTATGAATTAACTAGTAGAAGGCCTATGGAGAAAAATATAGGGTATTCTGAATCACATGATCAGGCCCTTGTAGGTGATAAAACATTAATGTTTAGGCTGGCCGGTAAGGAAATGTATTCTCATATGCTTAAAGATGATGATAGCTTAATAATAAATCGTGCAATAGAAATTGATAAGCTTATTAAATTTATTACTATAACTTTAGGTGGAGAGGGTTATTTGAATTTTATGGGGAATGAATTTGGTCATCCTGAATGGATTGATTTTCCAAGAGAAGGTAACAATTGGAGTTATAAATATGCAAGAAGACAATGGAGTCTTATGGAAAACAAGGATCTCAAGTATGAGTACTTATCAAATTTTGATAGAGAAATGATAAACTTTATAAAATATAACAATGTTTTAGGTGCTAGTGACGTGCAAAATCTTTGGACTGATGAAAAATTTAAATTGCTTGCTTTAAAAAAGGGTGGATTCGTATTTCTATTTAACTTTAATCCGTCTTGCTCTTTTCCAAAATATGAGCTTCCAACTTCTGAGAATGGTGATTACAAGGTTGTTTTTAATAGTGATGAAGTTATGTTTGGCGGACAAAGCAGAATAGATATGAATTATATTTATCACACCAAAGTATTAAGGCATAAGGATAATAAGACAGGGGTTATAATAAACACACCAAGTAGAACTGTTCTAGTTTTAAAGAAAATAGACAATAATACACATTAA